A region of the Bradyrhizobium manausense genome:
GCTGGCGGCCTACTTCCTCAAGCACCACACCCATGAAGAGCCGCCGCCAGGCCGTGTATTGCGGGGCTATCACAGCGTCGTCGCCTGGTCGGTGAAGCACTATTTCTTCACAGTGCTGATCGGCTTCGGGATCTTCGCGGCCTCGATCTGGAGCATCACGCTTCTGCCGCAGGGCTTCCTGCCGACGCAGGACAGTGCGCGATCGCTGATCGCCCTCGAACTGCCGCCCGGCACCCAACTCGCCTACACCGAAAAGGTCACCGAGAACATCGTGACGCAGCTGCGCAAGCGGTCGGAGGTGAAGAGTATCTTCGTCGATGGCGGCCGCATTCCGCCCGGCACCCAGGAAGTCCGGCGCGCATCGCTGATCATCAACTACGTGCCGAAGGCCGATCGCAAGATTACCCAGCGCGAACTCGAATTCTCCATCAGCCAGGAGCTGGAGAATATCCCCGACCTGCGCTTCTGGTTCCTGGACGAGAACGGTCTGCGTCCCATTTCGCTGGTCGTGACCGGCGTCGACGCCAACATCGTCAACAACGTCGCAAGTGAGCTTGCGACGCAGATGAAGCGGATTCCGACGATTTCCAACGTGATCTCGGAAACGTCGCTGGAGCGGCCCGAACTGCGCATCGAACCACGAGCCGATCTTGCGGCGCGGCTCGGCGTCTCGACCGAAAGCCTGTCGCAAACCATCCGCGTCGCCACCATCGGTGACGTCGGACCTGCGCTCGCCAAGTTCGACGTCGGCGATCGGCTGGTCCCGATCCGGGTGCAACTCGAGGATGCCGCGCGCGGCAATCTCAAGACACTCGAGCAATTACGTGTGCCGCTCGGCGAACACGGCGAGAAAGGCGGCGTACCGCTGTCGGTCATCGCCGACGTCAAGCTCGATCAGGGACCGACAAGCATCAACCGCTACGACCGGGATCGTCAGGCGACCGTTGCCGCCGACACCGTCGGCACGACGGCGCTCGGTGATGCCACCAAGCTGATCAACGAACTCCCGGTCATGAAGAGCCTGCCGAAGGGCGTGAAGGTCTCACCGTCGGGCGACGCCGAGAGCCTGAACGAATTGTCCGACGGCTTCGCCACGGCGATGAAGGCCGGCCTGCTGATGGTCTATGCGGTGCTGGTGCTGCTGTTCGGCACCTTCCTGCAGCCGATCACCATCCTGTTCTCGCTGCCGCTGTCCATCGGCGGCGCCATCGCAGCCCTGCTCGTCACTGGCAAGCAGCTCACCACGCCGGTGTGGATCGGCATCCTGATGCTGATGGGCATCGTCACCAAGAACGCGATCATGCTGGTCGAGTTCGCCATCGAATCGATCAACACAGGCAGGCCGCGCGACGAGGCAATGATCGACGCCGGCATGAAACGCGCCCGCCCGATCGTGATGACCACGATCGCGATGGCCGCCGGCATGATGCCGAGCGCGCTCGCGGTCGGCGCCGGCGGCGAATTCCGCTCGCCAATGGCGCTCGCGGTGATCGGTGGCCTGATCTTCTCCACCGTCCTGTCGCTGGTGTTCGTGCCCGCGATGTTCATGGTGATGGACGACCTTGGCGCGCTGATCTGGCGCTTCGGCAAGCGGCTGATCGTGCACAGCGAGGATGCTGAGGCCGGCGGTCATCACGCAGCTGCGCCGACGGATGCGGCGCCAATGCCCAAAAACGTCGTGCACCCTGCGGCGGAGTAAACTCCGTCCGAGCCGGTTCATGCGAGCGAACGGGAATCGTCGCAGCGAGTGAAATTCCTCGCTGCGACCTCCCCGTCCTATTCGTTCCTCGCGATCGACGTCAGCTTGGTCATGTTCCGCAGCAGGATCCGTCCGCGCTGGAGATCCAGGATCGCCTCCTTGCGCCAGGTCTGAAGCTGACGGTTGACGCTCTCGCGGGCGGCGCCGACGAAGACGCCCAGCTGCTCCTGCGAGATGTGCACCTCGGAACCGAAATCGGCTGCGAGCGCGCAGAGACGCCGCGCCAGACGCACTGGCAGGGGCTGCAGCATGGATTCCTCCATGCGCTCGCTCTGCCAGCGGATGCGCTGGCACAACAGCGCGATGATCTTGATCCCAACCTTTGGCTCGCGCTCAAGGAAGGCCAGGAAATCTTCGCGCCGCAGCACGAACAATTCGCTGGCCTCGCCGGCGGTCGCATCGGCGGTGCGGTTCTGACCGTCCAGCACCGCAACCTCGCCGAACAGGTCGCCCGCCCCCATGAAGTTCAGCGTTAGCCGGCTACCGTCGGATGCGCCGGTCTCGATGCGGACCTGGCCGCGGCGTACGCCGAACAGCGCATCACCCGCGTCCCCCTTCTGAAACAGAACCTCGCCATTCGCCAGATGCTGGGTGTGGCAAAGGTTGGACAGCCGCTGGAGTTCGTCCGCGCCGAGATCGGCGAACATGGCATTCATTTTCAGAATGACCGCAAATTCGGCCTGCTTGCTCATTTCAACGTCCTTGTGAATCTATTTGGCAAATCGCTTGGAAAGCATCGTCGTCAGGATCGCGTAAAACCGCTGTTTGGAAGTGTGTCATAAGTCACATAAGTTTGCAGCACCCTCCGATTATTTTTAGCGGCTTGGAGCGGCTTGGCGTCCGGGGATAAACTCT
Encoded here:
- a CDS encoding Crp/Fnr family transcriptional regulator; this translates as MSKQAEFAVILKMNAMFADLGADELQRLSNLCHTQHLANGEVLFQKGDAGDALFGVRRGQVRIETGASDGSRLTLNFMGAGDLFGEVAVLDGQNRTADATAGEASELFVLRREDFLAFLEREPKVGIKIIALLCQRIRWQSERMEESMLQPLPVRLARRLCALAADFGSEVHISQEQLGVFVGAARESVNRQLQTWRKEAILDLQRGRILLRNMTKLTSIARNE
- a CDS encoding efflux RND transporter permease subunit, whose protein sequence is MALNISAWSIRHPLPSVVFSFILLLLGWASFTKLAVTRLPSADIPVISVAVSQFGAAPAELESQVTKTIEDAVSGVEGVWHITSSITDGLSLTTIQFALSTNTDRALNDVKDAVTRVRSNLPQNVTEPLIQRVDVIGLPIVTYAAISPGKTPEQLSYFVDDVVKRAMQGVRGVAQVERIGGVEREILVSLDPDRLQAMGLTTVNVSQSLRGTNVDVAGGRAEIGKNDQAIRTLAGAKTLSDLAGTMIPLFAGGEVRLDDLGTVTDTIADRRTFARFNGEPVVALGIKRSKGASDVVVAAAVQKRIDALKAAYPDVDLKLIDTSVEYTKGNYEAAISTLFEGAILAVVIVLLFLRDLRATIIAAISLPLSIFPAFWAMDILGFSLNLVSFLAITLSTGILVDDAIVEIENIVRHMNMGKSPYRAALEAADEIGLAVIAISLTIIAIFAPASFMSGIAGQFFKQFGITVSVQVFFSLLAARFVTPVLAAYFLKHHTHEEPPPGRVLRGYHSVVAWSVKHYFFTVLIGFGIFAASIWSITLLPQGFLPTQDSARSLIALELPPGTQLAYTEKVTENIVTQLRKRSEVKSIFVDGGRIPPGTQEVRRASLIINYVPKADRKITQRELEFSISQELENIPDLRFWFLDENGLRPISLVVTGVDANIVNNVASELATQMKRIPTISNVISETSLERPELRIEPRADLAARLGVSTESLSQTIRVATIGDVGPALAKFDVGDRLVPIRVQLEDAARGNLKTLEQLRVPLGEHGEKGGVPLSVIADVKLDQGPTSINRYDRDRQATVAADTVGTTALGDATKLINELPVMKSLPKGVKVSPSGDAESLNELSDGFATAMKAGLLMVYAVLVLLFGTFLQPITILFSLPLSIGGAIAALLVTGKQLTTPVWIGILMLMGIVTKNAIMLVEFAIESINTGRPRDEAMIDAGMKRARPIVMTTIAMAAGMMPSALAVGAGGEFRSPMALAVIGGLIFSTVLSLVFVPAMFMVMDDLGALIWRFGKRLIVHSEDAEAGGHHAAAPTDAAPMPKNVVHPAAE